The DNA segment CCGATGGAATCCGCGCGAAAATTCACGTTAGATCTCATAGGGAAATAATAGGTCGATGGATGAACGGAAAAGGTGTATATGATGTTGCAAAAATGGTATCCTGCAGATCAAATTGAAAAATATTTTTTGATTGATGTGTTTGCCGTCATGATATTAATTTATCAAGTCTTCATTGCGCACGGCACTGTCAATTTAGTTCTCAAACTTGTCCTCACCCTCCTGCTGCTCACTGCCCATTATGTTGGATTATGGTGGCGGGACTGGCGTCTACTTGCGGCCAGTCTTTTAGGGATGCTAATGCTCGCGGCGCTTAGTACTTACGTCGTCAGCGGAATCTTGATGTACGGATTTATTTTTGCAGATTTTCTTGGAAGAGCGAATAAAAAGGCAACGATGATTACGGGCATGGCAGGCATCGTCGCTATGTTTATCCTATACGGCTGGCTGGATCAAGGAAATCCGTTTGCTATTTTTTCAACTTTTTATTTTCCAATTATGGTTGCCCAGTTGGCAGCACCAATCGTGGTTTATACAAGAGAAAGGGCAAATATATTGAAAGAAAAACTGGATATCGCCAATGCCCAGTTGGAACGGTATATTCAAGAGGAGGAACGAAACCGGATTGCCAGAGATCTTCATGATACGCTCGGTCAGACACTAACGATGATTAAGCTGAAAAGCGAGCTGACGTTAAGATTGGTGGAGAAAAATCCAGAGAAGGCGAAGCATGAGCTGCACGATATTCTGCACACCTCAAGGTATGCGCTAAAGCAGGTGAGGGAGCTTGTCACAGATATGAAATTTGTTTCCCTGGAGAAGGAAATGCAGCTATCGAGAGATATTTTACAAAAGGCTGGCATTGAATTCATTGTGAAGGATGATGGAGCCATGATCCCCCTCTCCAATGCGGCCGAAACGGTGGCAGCACTTACTGTCAGAGAAGCTATTACCAATGTGATTAAACATAGTGAAGCCAGTCAGTGTACGATTACATTACATACAGAGCCCGAATATTATTGTATTCAAGTGAGTGATAACGGCAATGGCAATCTGAGAGAGGGAGAAGGAAATGGACTGCAATCGATGAGGGAGAGAATGGATATGATGCAGGGGGATATGCATATAACGGCAAGTCCGGGCAGCGGAACTAAGATTACGTTTAGGGTTCCAATGACGAACAGGCAGGAGGTTGCAGCAAGGTGATACGCATAGTGATCGCAGAAGATCAGCAATTGCTCCGTGGGACGTTATCGGCTTTATTATCCATGGAGGAGGACATCGAAGTTGTAGCGGAAGCTGATAATGGGCATGCGGCTTGGGAGGCTATTGAACAGTACGAGCCGGACATTTGTTTGCTTGATATCGAGATTCCTTTGCTTTCAGGTCTTGAGGTGGCAGAGAAGCTTAAGAAAGAAGGGCGATCCGCAAAAATCATCATCGTCACCACCTTTGCTCGCCCTGGCTTTTTGCAAAAAGCCGTGGAACTAAATGTAGAGGGCTATTTATTAAAGGATGAGCCGATTGAGCTTTTAATCGATAGCATTCGCAAGGTGATGGCAGGTGAGCGAGTGGTTAGCACCGACCTAGCAGCAGCTCTCTTCCTTAAGCAAGAGAATCCGCTGACCGAGCGTGAAACGGCTGTGCTGCAATTGTCCAGGTCGGGACTGTCAACCAAAGAAATGGCCAAGCAATTATTTCTAACGGAAGGAACAGTCCGGAATTATTTGTCTATGGCTATTCAAAAAATGGGAGTAGAGACTAGGCAGCAGGCGACTGAAAAAGCGTATGAGCGCGGCTGGATTACATAAACAGGGTGAAGGGGCTGTTCCAGAAGGGATATGCTCCCCATATCGTAGACAGGTAAAAAATAAAACCTGTTACTGTGAGGGGAATATATCAGATGGAGTGGACCCATACCAAGCTGTGATGCCACGCTGTGTATGCTAAGTACGAACCAGGGGGCTATGCCATGTAGTGTACCAGGGTGTGTGTACCGTGTGGTGTACCAGGATGTGTGTACCAAGTTTCGTATCCAAGGTGTGTACGCAAGGGCCAGTCCAAGATACCTATCGAAAGTGTGTGTATTAATTGGAATTAATGTATCTAATGATGCTCTAAACGAATATTACAGGGGATTAGATGGGTTTTATGTATTTAAAATCAAGGATCCAGCCCATGATTGGTTAGATCCATTTTTTAGTGACATGAAATCCATTAAAATCTACACTTCCTTCTTGTCGCAAAAATTTAGTACTATAAATCCATTTATTAAATTGAACTATAAAATGGAGACTGAGCTAGTACGGAAAATGTTCTTCCTGCGATTACTGCTGTTTCCAGATTACTTCGGTGAAATAGGTTCATAAAGGTAGGAATCTGATTGCTAGGGCGACTATAAGCTTATGCCTCCGAAGCGAGCCAGTGTTTTTTTCATTATGGCAATGAAATCTAATCTAATCTAATCCAGCTTCAGGGCATCGATCAGGCTGTCTTTGATATCCTGAATCCATTCCTTAGTCTCATGGGTCAGCTCTGAACTGCTGCTATAGATCAAACAGGTCTCTCGGCGAGTCTGCTCCAGTTCCTTCATAGGCAGAGCGACTAGTTCATTGTCCTTCAGCAGTTGGGGTCTGAGATAGGATTGCGGAAGCAGTGCAGCGGCTCGGCAAGTCGGGAGGAGTCGCACGATCGCTTCAAAGGAGTCGATCTCCATCCGTACGTCTGGAATAATGCTGTAGCGGCCAAACAGATCGTCAATCAACTTACGGTACCAGGTTCCTTTGGAGAAAATAATCATAGGCAGGCCGTTCAAATCCTCCATGGTGGCGGGCTCCCCCGCAGCTAGCGTATGGCTCTTCGGAACGACAAGCTCCAGGTGATCCTGAAACAGGGGAATACACTTCAAACCCTGCTCGGAGATGGAGGAGGCGACGACGCCAAGATCGACTCTTTTGTCGCGGACGTAGGAGACGATTTCATGAGTTTTGCCCGTAACTAGCTTGACCTCGATATCCGGCGATTTGTTCATCAGAGCGGTAACCAGCGGCGGAAGGGTCGTCTGGATCGTCGTGAGGCTAGCACCGAGCGTGATAACTCTGCGTTCGGCCGTTTTAAAACGGGAGACTGATTGCAGAAATTGCTGGTGGCGTTGGCGCTGTTCAAGAGCGTAGATATAAGCCTCTTGCCCGACGCGGGTCAACTCCAGCCGCTTTCCTTTGCGATCGAATAGAGCCACGCCCCATTCATCCTCCAGCTTAGCTATTTTGCGAGATAAGGCAGGCTGTGATAAATTAAGCAGTTTTGAAGCTTTGTTCAAGCTGGACTGCTCCACCACCGTCGTAAATACGAGTAAATCTTCCATCATAGAGTAAATCCCTCCCAAAAAATTTATATTAAGCCCAACTATTCATATTCTCATATCCGCTCCGCCTTATGGCCAATGCTATGGTACTTCTCGTTACTCCATGGATGGTTACACAGGAAAAACAATCCAAAGTCTAGTTATGCATAAATGTTATAACGATTAATAAGTATATTGCAATTCCATTATAAGATAAAAAGGAGTAACATTAAAAGTGACACAAGATGTTCACATGTTATTTAAATCACATGGTGATTAGGTCGTTTTGATGTGGTATTTATCATATACATTTTTGGCGACCGGTGCTGAATGATGTTATTGAATTGGGAACGATGGAAACGAGAAAGGGGAACACGCACTTATGAAAGGGTTTTATTCCAGAAAGCTGCACTCGCTCCTGGGTGTCATTCCATTAGGTTTTTTTATTCTGGAACACATGCTTACGAACTTTTCAGCCGTTGAAGGCGGAAGGCAGGGATTCATGAATGCCGTGGCATTTTTGAATAGTCTGCCGCTTGTGATTGTTATTGAAGCGTTGTTTATTTGGCTGCCACTGCTGTATCACGGTGTATATGGGATGTATATCGCATTTCAGGCCAAGCCGAACAATGGAAGGTTTCGCAATGAACGAAACCTGCGTTATTTGCTCCAGCGGATTAGTGGTGTCATCGTATTTGCGTTCGTGATTTGGCATGTTTGGGAAACTCGTGTACAAGTTGCTTTAGGTAATGTGACGCATGAGGAACTTGGTGCGGTAATGCATGGCATCGTTACGCAGCCGATCTTCTTTAGTATTTATTTAATTAGCGTAATTGCGGCTTCGTTCCACTTCGCCAACGGCATGTGGTCTTTCCTCGTTAGCTGGGGAATCACGGTTGGCCCGCGTGCGCAGCGCGTTTCCTCTAATATTTTCATGGGGTTGTTCGTGATTGTATCGGTAATGTTCGTCTGGTCGTTGTTCGCATTCCGAAACGTGGAATTTGCCGCAGAAGGAACGGCATTGCTGGAGACGCTAAGAGCGTTTGTAGGTTAAGGAGGCTTAGCTTGATTTAGAACTCGCTGTATAAAACTAGGTGAATGCTTCCGGAGCAAGTTTTGTTCGAAGTATTTCTAATGCAGTAACGCTGTACAAAACTAAGTGGATGCTTACGAAGTGAGTTTTGTTCGAAGTATTTCTAATGCAGTAACGCTGTACAAAACTTTTAGGAGTTGAAACATATATGGCTAAACAAAGCATTATCGTCGTAGGCGGCGGCCTTGCGGGGCTGATGGCTACGATCAAAGCGGCGGAGGCCGGGATCCAGGTGCATTTGTTCTCCCTTGTTCCGGTCAAGCGTTCTCACTCCGTCTGTGCGCAGGGCGGCATTAATGGAGCTGTTAACACAAAGGGCGAAGGTGACTCTCCTTGGGAGCATTTTGATGATACGGTATACGGCGGAGACTTCCTCGCGAATCAGCCGCCAGTTAAAGCAATGTGCGAAGCGGCTCCAGGCATC comes from the Paenibacillus lentus genome and includes:
- a CDS encoding LysR family transcriptional regulator; amino-acid sequence: MMEDLLVFTTVVEQSSLNKASKLLNLSQPALSRKIAKLEDEWGVALFDRKGKRLELTRVGQEAYIYALEQRQRHQQFLQSVSRFKTAERRVITLGASLTTIQTTLPPLVTALMNKSPDIEVKLVTGKTHEIVSYVRDKRVDLGVVASSISEQGLKCIPLFQDHLELVVPKSHTLAAGEPATMEDLNGLPMIIFSKGTWYRKLIDDLFGRYSIIPDVRMEIDSFEAIVRLLPTCRAAALLPQSYLRPQLLKDNELVALPMKELEQTRRETCLIYSSSSELTHETKEWIQDIKDSLIDALKLD
- a CDS encoding response regulator transcription factor — encoded protein: MIRIVIAEDQQLLRGTLSALLSMEEDIEVVAEADNGHAAWEAIEQYEPDICLLDIEIPLLSGLEVAEKLKKEGRSAKIIIVTTFARPGFLQKAVELNVEGYLLKDEPIELLIDSIRKVMAGERVVSTDLAAALFLKQENPLTERETAVLQLSRSGLSTKEMAKQLFLTEGTVRNYLSMAIQKMGVETRQQATEKAYERGWIT
- a CDS encoding sensor histidine kinase translates to MMLQKWYPADQIEKYFLIDVFAVMILIYQVFIAHGTVNLVLKLVLTLLLLTAHYVGLWWRDWRLLAASLLGMLMLAALSTYVVSGILMYGFIFADFLGRANKKATMITGMAGIVAMFILYGWLDQGNPFAIFSTFYFPIMVAQLAAPIVVYTRERANILKEKLDIANAQLERYIQEEERNRIARDLHDTLGQTLTMIKLKSELTLRLVEKNPEKAKHELHDILHTSRYALKQVRELVTDMKFVSLEKEMQLSRDILQKAGIEFIVKDDGAMIPLSNAAETVAALTVREAITNVIKHSEASQCTITLHTEPEYYCIQVSDNGNGNLREGEGNGLQSMRERMDMMQGDMHITASPGSGTKITFRVPMTNRQEVAAR
- a CDS encoding succinate dehydrogenase cytochrome b558 subunit, whose amino-acid sequence is MKGFYSRKLHSLLGVIPLGFFILEHMLTNFSAVEGGRQGFMNAVAFLNSLPLVIVIEALFIWLPLLYHGVYGMYIAFQAKPNNGRFRNERNLRYLLQRISGVIVFAFVIWHVWETRVQVALGNVTHEELGAVMHGIVTQPIFFSIYLISVIAASFHFANGMWSFLVSWGITVGPRAQRVSSNIFMGLFVIVSVMFVWSLFAFRNVEFAAEGTALLETLRAFVG